In the genome of Arabidopsis thaliana chromosome 4, partial sequence, the window TTCCACTGATTCGCAAAGCTTCTCAGCAATCTCTTCTGCCTGCGAATGAAACGCCCAAGCTCAAGTAAGACATATAACAAATTCCAAATATGAGACATAATGCACTGTGTAGACAGACACATACCACATTCTTGGTCATGAGCCGTTCCTTCAGAGCTTTCAACGCCGGTCCAAGGTCTGTCCTTTCAAGATTCGCTTTCCCAGTAATACTAAACATAAAATCACAAGATGTGTTAATAAGTtttaggttatatatatatatatatatatatatatattagcaacattcaacaagaaaaaaaatgctaaCCTCtggaaaacagaagaaaaccaTCCCTTTTTCTTAGCCTGAGCAGGCTTCTCATCACTTCCTGGTtcgtcatcatcttcacttTCACTATCACTGCTGAAAACCTCTTCCTTGTCCATCATACTTTCTCCTTGGTCAGCAGCCACAATATCTACATGATCATTGTTCCCATTTTCATCGATGGAATCCGTGAAGTCCAATTTCGATTGTTTGGGAGCCGCATCATCCCAAACCCTGTTTTTCTTTGTCGCCTTTTTGGCTGGTTCCGCTACCTTGGAACTCTTATTACCTATACTGTCAGTTTTCCTTACACCTCCTCTACCTCTGACTCCTTTACTTCTAAGTTTCTGAAGTTTACTTAAATCAACAGCAACATTAGAACTCGTGTTTTCTTTCCCGTTAGCAAGATCATTAGTCTCCTGAGAATCATCTTCCATTTGATGATTCCCATTGGAATGACCATTAGTCAAGGTACTAACTTTGGCCTTATTACCACCATCGCCATCATCTTTCTTCGAACCACCTTCACTACTAACCCTTTTGTTTCCTCCTTCAAGTCCAGGTTTTGAAACCTGCCCTTGCTTCTTAACACTGGTCACAGGCTTCCCCACTTGCTTAGTCTTCCTCAATTCCTCAGCACGAGCTTCAGCTTCAATCCTAAGCTGCCTAAAAGTCTCATCGAAATCATCATAAGCCATCCGTTTAGGATCATAGACCTCAGAGAAGCTTTGCTTGACCATAGAAAGCAAATCATCCACATAAAGCAAATGGAGAATCCGCTGATAAACAGCGACAAAGACAAGTCCAAGATCATTGTGAAACGTCCACTTGAGAGTGTAGGCAGCACCAGGAGCATCGTAGTTAAACGAAACAGCACCAGATCGTTCCTCAAGGAGACAGGACCGGATCAAAGTATCGATAGGTGATCCTTTTAATGCATTACCAATCTCTTTGCATGTCCAAAGGATTAATCCTCCTCGGGTAAAGATTAAAAGCTGTTCTAACATCTTCGATCTTCAATTTCGTAACcctgaacaaaaaaaaaacgatctTTCAAATCAAATCGTAATGAGCTGAAATAAATCGTCCAATTTCTAAAGCTACCTAAATCCAAAAGCATAAAAGTCAGAATATTTTTGCAGatttaataaaaaagcaaTCAACTTTAACGGATCAGGAAACGCAAACAACGAATTGCCAATTGATCGTGTTGAATCgggaaggaaaaaaaaacagaacacgGATCTCGAGTTTTCAATCCGAGAATTCAatatccaacaacaacaacaaggagGAGAGATTGAGAATAAGAACGAATCGTAGAGTTCGAGGGGGAGGATCCAAACCTTGGTTCCTGTCGTTTCTAGATTACAATTTGCCCcagacgaaaaaaaaaaaattataaacgaCGAGAgctatattattaaaaaaaaaaaaaaaaaaggtgtgtAAAATTATGATCCTCTATTGATTCcttggtatatatatagggtttttactttttagaataaattctttattttgttccCAGGGAGAAtagaatttggttttggtcaaGAGTCCgtagaaaatttattaattttatcttgtttgggatttctttccttttagtcaattcttttttaaatatgaaattagCTAAATTTTGTACAGGTAAGAGaacattaaataattaataatgaaagttgcaaaaaaaaaaaaaaaaagattaataatgAAAGTTGAAACCAAGTTTGGTTCGTGGAAGGAAGCTGGTGGGAGACGAGTCATGGACGGTGaataatgaaattttgatGTCCCATTGACTAGCGACACGCAGATGATATTCCAACGCGGCAACTTTTAAAACGGTGCGTTTTAATGTTTTGCTCTTCTTGCCTGCGGGCCCTTCGCTAAAAAGCATCAGCTACTTAGCCCATGGGTCGCGCGATAGTGTTAAGTTTATTGATTCATGTAGGTGAGGAAATAAAATAGGAGAAACTCGTGTAGGAAAATTAATGTGGTGGATTCGTTTAGCTTCAGCACATTTCTccatttagttttctttacaAAAGCCCATGGACGTTTTTACAAAGGCCTTTATTCGACTATTATAATGTATAGTAATGTAAATGGTTTCGTTAAATCTTAATCGACCGTAGTCATAagtgaaattaaaataatttgcatCAAATCCCCATAAATATAGATCGTGCATGTTGCATAAAATTCAACCATTAATGATCGCAATTCCTTCGGATCTGCCGATCATTACGCCAGcactttttattgttttgacttCGATGGTTAAAGGTCTACTTGTTAGGAATAGAATTAGGGTCGCAATCCCCATTGTTTCATAAATACACTTGCGGTGTGATTTATAACATAATCAAACTCGATTTTATGCATATAGAAACATTTTATAAGTTATCTCCGAGTTTGAACCTCgtttagagagaaagaagactacaagtctacaaatcatatatacataaatagttcgtaaaaatttacataaatcaATAATTGTAGTTGTTTATATAAAGCACAAGAATTGTAATTGGAAACAATCTACTCATAcgttttgtataatttatctagaaattttgtaattttatctTCACTAACTACAACATTTCgctttttaaaaccatttgtAAACCAATACAATAACAATGTGAAGTCATATCATCAGGCAACAGCTGAATGCAAACATCaattataagagaaaaaaggaagagaattACAAGTATTTTTAATCTTCtgagaaatatatttacatatatatccaACATTGTCTACCAGCTTTTTGGGCACCGATTTGGACCTATCATTTTTACTACACAACGGAATTGAAAGCCTTTTGCAATGGTACTGTTAGTAATAGTCTCTTGGTAACATTACATGACAGATGGAGAACTATTTAAGTTTATAACTTTTTGTATACTAGTTATCAGAAGATTTGATTAttgaataaagaaagaagtttAATCGGTCTGGTGGAGAAGTGATGCTTAACAACTTGTGTTGACCACAACTCGGATTATGAATATTGAATAAAACTCTCAAAATATGACAGAAGCTATGAAGGTTCGTTTGACCAATACATGGTgaggaacaaagaaaatctttaTAGTAACATGGTGAGGAACAAATttagatatgtatatatatcagtATATGCAAATTTAGGTGTCATACATCTTACGTCTCCATTTAAAATTGTCAATTGTGTTGTACATTGCAAATTTAAGTAAATTTGATCTTTTAAgtgtttgaaattttataatgttatttgTTGTCTACCTAAAATATTACTATAGTAATCGaactgatatatttttaaaattcatgatATGTTGTCAGCTCATAAGCCACTTAAGTTCCTAATGAAAACATGCggtataaaacaattttggaTGCGATATATACAAAGtattatagaaaaaatttcggtttgtttgtttctttggttatCTTGTGGTAAGTACACCTttcttttctgtatttttcctttgtttggaTTATCACGAATAGAGTTTTTGACTTTAATGTCACCTAGTTGATCACCAATCAGCATTTATGGATATATTATGTCTTTATTATAATCAAGACACAGTCAAAtgatttccaatttttttaccTAAAAGTTAATGTTGAGATATATGGATAGGAATGATTATGTAtcgatgacaaaaaaaaaatgattgtgtATCATCAAATTACGCTAATTAGTAATTACCatgtaaataataaagaatATGCATGTTAGCATTTACATGCATATTAGAGGATGATAACATAAGATAAAATAATCATTGTGCAATATTGCATTTATGGCTTTAATTCTCTTCTGATTCTaaatcatatcttcttctgattcaaGATCCACATTTGCCTTCAAATATTAGCAATGTAGTATTTCCTCTGTACACAAACTCAAATgcatattttcattatatcaaatttttataacatttttgaaaatctgaACAAATAGTTGTAGAGTATACACTGGTTAATGCGGACTATGCATAAAACATACGGTTCCACATGCTAaattgttaaataatttttattctgTTAATAGCTCCCCCCTAGTTAACTGATTCAAATTACATACAAGaccaaaatttctttttcttatgtgttttttGAAGCCGAAATAATGACAATTCACTTTCACCGCATATGGCGCGACACGGTTCTATGTGGGTGAAGCAACAAACACCACAGCTAAATATAAGCCCAACCATTTACATATACTAGCTTTGATAGTGTTGTGAACAAGCCTCGTGAATAGTCCTATATTGGCTATATAGATACAAACTCGTGAATAGTACACCTATAATATATACTCAACATATATGCCAATAAATAAGAAAGGTCCACTCACAGCTGGCCAACCTGCACATTGTGTAGTATCTCAGCAAAACACACATTAAATAAGAACCTCCAAAACCCCATCCATCAATCTATACTTCTCTTCacattcacacacacacacacatatatatatatatatatacaaacataaATACAGATACATCTCCATATACTATATGACCTAATTaattacacacacacacacaaaaacccattgaagaaaaaaaaagcgtGGAGAGTGTGTGAGAGGACACGAAATGGCAAGAACCcatttcattttccttcttcttgtaGCTCTTTTATCGACAACatttccatcatcatcatcttcaagagAGCAAGAGAAGGACAGAATCAAAGCACTTCCAGGCCAACCAAAAGTGGCATTCTCACAATACTCAGGCTATGTCAATGTTAACCAGTCTCATGGTCGTGCCCTCTTCTATTGGCTTACTGagtcatcttctccttctccccACACCAAGCCCCTTCTTCTTTGGCTCAATGGAGGTCAGTTTCTTCACTCCAAATTACTTTTTATACATGGTTAATTTTTGCATATgcttgttatatatttttcttgtgtttataATTCTAAGaactatatttttagtttattccGGCTATGAGTTATATAGTTAATTTGTATATGCATTGCACTCACACGAAAACTACTCCAAATTAGACTAAACTAAAAGCAGCGTAAATTTTCTAAagatgtaaaataaaaaccaaaaccaaaccgcGGACCCATATGTTAATGGGTTAAGATGGTTATGTATCAAATATTACATAAGTACAGTCCCTTTTCTTTTGGACaaagagtaaaaaacaaacaaaaacttaattagTCCCTAAACAATGTACAAACTATGAGACTAAACCAACAAGCCGCATCTATTAACAATTACTAATTTGAGCAATCACTAATGTAAGCAATAATCGTTATTTAGGATAAAAACAAACCAATGTCCAACCAAAATAGCATATCAACTACCCCATCTGCCTCTCATTAATGGAACATGcactccttttttttttctttttttttaatctcttacATCTTTATTTAATTGCCTGTTCAAGAGCATTAATATTACTATATAAGTCCTCCACGAGCTTCGGATTTCGTACTCTGTGCAATCTACCCACTTCTAGTACTCGAGCGCATTGTAGTAAAAGCTCTTATCTCACactaaaatatacaaattggagtatatcatatatatcCTCAATTCCCCATCATGCAAACCATGCGTGATACGCCTGATTCATGTCACGAAAACGCTTATTATCTTGGACATAAGCATTCATGGTACTATAGATATCATACAGTTATAGCCATAAGAAAGTAAATTGCAAGCCCTATCCTTCTGTTTATACTATTTTGTTAGGCGAATAGATTTATGATGaatgtatatatttcttattattcccctagaaatttgtttttgaaaacaatagtCGTAATGCAATTACAAGTACATAAAAGCATGATTAGCCTGATCAagtttagtcttttttttttttgggttaaaatgATAcagttttagtttcttctacGAAATCATTATATACTGAGAGTTCTCTTGTCACTTTCTGGCGTCAACTTGTTCTTTTAGATGGCTTTGTTCTTCTGTCTCTTCATTAGCTTATGTAAGAAAGCATGACAAAAAGGCGACATTACCTTTTTGCTGCCTTTAATAATTATATCCaaaaatacatacatacacattaCCAAAAAgcttactatttttttctttttctttgaaattttattttatttttctttcaaatttgtaaTAGAAAGTTGACCTTGttattgaaggaaaaaaaaaaatggcccTTACTTTCAAATTGCTTTTGTGGGAATTGTTATGTATACAAGATAATTGTTTGAAGAAGCATGCGTATTCATGGAGGTCACAAGTTGATATGATGgtagttataaaattttgtaagcACATACACTCTCACGCCCATGCGTgaatttttcacatttttttagctctatacttttatttattttgacatCATCAATATATAGATTATTCTGGTCCGGAAATATAAGCGGTCATCAAATGTTCTTTATATTTTGGCCTTTATAGTcactttaattatttgatttaatcaTTCCTAGGGAGAAAATCGGAGCATGCACGAAAGATGCCATAATTTGGGTAACATTCATGCATCTTGGACCAAGAACTCGAAAACGTTAATTTTAGGGGGAAAATTGAGATAAATTTGATCaagaaatttttaattacaaatttgaaatgGAGAACTTTCTATATCATTATCTGGTCACATGTTATAACATATATAGGATTTTGTATTCatttgtaaattattataagtaaataaataatggcATTGAtgaaactattttatttactcaaaaaaatatacagGACCGGGCTGCTCGTCGATTGCTTATGGAGCTTCAGAGGAAATTGGACCGTTTCGTATCAACAAAACCGGTTCCAATCTCTATCTCAACAAGTTCGCTTGGAACAAAGGTGATTACAAATTTCATTACAAACAAGTTCACTTTATTCTATGCTTCATGTAAGGAATTATTTTGAGgcttcaaaatttaaatttctcaTTATTGAATGTGTACTATAACAGACGCAAACCTTCTGTTTCTTGAATCACCGGCCGGAGTTGGATATTCCTACACGAACACAAGCTCCGATCTTAAAGACTCCGGAGATGAACGAACAGGTTTaccattttcttaaatcatGCATGTTCTGTTAAttagttataacttataaatcGACATGCTTGGTTTACTTACATTCTTATGTTTGCTAGAGATTAATTgatttataaatgtttatgATCATATTCCTCCTAATCACAGCTCAAGACAACTTGATATTTCTTATCAAATGGTTATCGAGATTTCCTCAATACAAATACAGAGACTTCTATATCGCTGGTGAAAGCTATGCCGgtacgttttttgttttgacaaatTTGGTTCCGTTTAAAGATTCAAGAATTGCCTATTTGCTAAATAATTTTAATGGacattattattttgacaGGGCATTATGTTCCTCAGCTTGCCAAAAAGATAAATGACTACAACAAAGCTTTCTCCAAACCAATCATTAATCTCAAAGGATTCttggtaaaaacaaaaagggtcTACTTAGCtcaaatcaaaactatatgTCTCCGATTCCTAATTAACGAAAGATTACCATTCTTGTTGCTAAAGGTGGGAAATGCAGTGACGGACAATCAGTACGACAGTATAGGAACAGTAACTTACTGGTGGACTCACGCAATTATCTCCGACAAAAGCTACAAGTCAATCCTCAAATACTGCAATTTCACGGTGGAGAGAGTTTCCGACGATTGCGACAATGCGGTTAACTACGCTATGAACCATGAGTTTGGTGACATTGATCAGTACAGCATTTACACCCCAACGTGCGTGGCTGctcaacagaagaagaacacaaccGGTTTCTTTGTGCGGATGAAGAACACACTCTTGCGTAGACGGTTAGTGTCTGGCTATGATCCTTGTACGGAGAGTTATGCAGAGAAGTATTTTAACCGTCCCGATGTTCAGAGAGCCATGCACGCTAATGTTACTGGAATTCGCTATAAATGGACAGCTTGCAGGTAAACAGTTCGCTTCACCACCTAATGATGACTATGTAATGACACTTTGCATATAACTGATCCTGAAAGAAATGGTTTCTTGTTTGGGTTGAGGCAGTGATGTTCTGATCAAGACCTGGAAAGATTCGGACAAGACCATGTTGCCCATATACAAGGAACTTGCAGCGTCCGGTTTGAGGATCTGGATTTTCAGGTAAACTATGGTCCAATGTAACTCGGGATCATAGACATAGGCGGATTCCTAACCGTGGATCAACATATAAACCACAGAGCCAAATCAGGATCgaacctaaaccctaaaataatcaaatatagaCTAAATCAGGGTCTAGCTTAATATGGCCAATTATTCTTTAGGCTTGTAATGAACCTAGCAAAACTCAAGACTCACTATTTTGGGATTTGGCTACTAACCAAACTGTGGTTTACACTATCATATGCAGCGGTGATACAGACTCGGTGGTTCCAGTGACCGCGACACGGTTTTCCCTCAGCCATCTTAATCTCCCGGTGAAAACTCGTTGGTATCCTTGGTACACTGATAACCAGGTACgatatacatacacatactgcatatatatatgtacatggATATGTATTATGTAAAAGGTATTGATGTTTACCTGTGGTCACAGGTGGGAGGATGGACAGAGGTTTACAAGGGACTGACCTTTGCAACGGTACGAGGGGCAGGCCACGAGGTGCCTTTATTTGAACCAAAGCGTGCTCTCATTCTTTTCAGATCATTCTTGGCCGGGAAGGAACTCCCAAGATCTTATTAGCTACTTTAATAACCTAAACATAGAGTAAGAGAAAATGTCCCGAAGGACAATTTGGCTACCAGATTAGGAACCTATTCCGAGTAAACTCGGtattcttctacttttttttctgttaaaagCTCGATTCATTTCCACAATTTGGAAACTACAAAACTATTTGGGAGAGCATTTGAGTAATTGTTGataatcaaaagaagacaaaggtTCAAATATCTCTCTCTGATTCAGTAGAACAGAGCTCTATTTCTCTCTGCCTGATCGatatacaacaaaaagaactGGACTTCTCATACCTATAAGTTGAAAGAAATCACAAAAAAGATTAAGTTTTGTTACTTTAATCCATCAAGGCCTGGTGGCATCCCTAAGCTCTGCGCAAGATCActcattctttctttcataGCCTGTGAAATTCAAAAGGTTCTATAAgcaagagatgaaagaaaatgaacaCTTATAGTTGTATCGTAAAATATAGTATGCGAAGTCTTTACCAGTACACTCTTTGAATGTGCGTCTTTGTATGCTTCTGTGACCAGCAGTGAAAGTTTCTGCCAAAGGAAGACAAGAAACATGAGAAGCTGAACATAGCTTTGATCATTCCTATGTAGAAGCAAGTGCAAGAGAAAGTAAAGGTGAAGGTTACTCACTTCAGAACCTAACTCCATTGCTGCATCAGTGATATCAGTGCGAATTGGTTGCTGGTTACCTGATAATGTAACCTGATACACAAGTTCAAAGCTTTTGGTCACTTAACTAGTAAGagatagaaaaacaaactaaaaatagcATCATTGTGTAAATTATCCACAGTAGTATTGAATCAGACAGCACATGTCTCACATCCATGAAACATGATCCCGAGTCAGTAATCTAATAATACCTTGACAAGCTCGCCTTGACAATAACCATCAAATTCAGCactgaaaaaaagagaatcaaaacatTGATGAATGAAACTCATAAAGATAGAAGAAACTTAAAGAATATAGTAATGCAAATGGGTTAGGTTAATGGTGTGGGGACATACACAGCAAGCTCCTTCTGCACTCTAACAGCCTCTACTTGAACAACCATTTGAGCTTTCTTCACTGTCTCATACAAATTCTGCATGTTACCTAGAATTCCTGCCTACcacaaatagaagaaagcaATAAGAAACACAACAGCTTCTGAGAAAAACAGGACACAACTGTAGAATTGTGTTGTTAAGACTATTGAACATGAACCCTAAAAACATGTACCTTTGATTGTCCATCCTCTTTATTGTCCTTTTTTCCGCCTCCGAATAATCCATTAACACGAAGAGATCTGTTATTATTTCCAGATTGCTTCCGATTTAACCAAACAATGTTCTGTCTACTACTTCGTTGCGCCGCATTCCCTGAAATTGCAATCCcggaaaataaaacatcagAGACGTAGATGATCAAACACTATACGAATCTAGATTAGTCTAATTGAGACAAGCTCGCATGGTAATCACACTTGTTCTTCTCCAAATTCAAATTCACACACAAACTCAATCACATACTTATGGAAATAAACcgagagaatgagagagagaatttTAAGAAACTAACCATTTGAGAAAGGAGAAAGCAAAGTCTTGAAGAAATCAGTGTTCGTAGCCGTCGAAGCCATTGTTCTCCTGAAACAGAGAAGTGTGCTTCGACAAGATAAACAGAAAGAACGAGATATGTTTCTTAAAGACTAATAAGATTGTGCCACGTGGAAAAGCTTGAGGATCCCTTAATTGGGTTTAATGGGCTTTTAAAATTGATGCTTATATGAGAAAAAGCCCAAAGAAGAGATTATTTTCACAGGATTTGGGTCCAATAATAAtatgagaaattgagaattatgcaaaaacatgtatttgactaaaagaataaataaaagtacatcatatatacacacattaTACACACCAGTCACCAATCATCTCTCTTGTCAAATCTCCAtagttgcttcttctcctGTTTCACTGTTTGTCTCAACCaaactcttatttttttttgctctctttctctctatacCCCAATTTCTTTACATACATATCCAACAATATTAACTCTTTCATCTCTTCAATAACCCAGATGTGCTTTTTAATTCAAATTCTTTACAATTTATCAAACCCACCTCACAAAGACATGAACCCAATCATCAACAAACACAATAAAAGGAAgaaccttttttttgggttaagtGGTCAGCATTTCAATACCCCTTCTGCAACTTCCAA includes:
- a CDS encoding signal recognition particle receptor alpha subunit family protein (signal recognition particle receptor alpha subunit family protein; FUNCTIONS IN: nucleoside-triphosphatase activity, signal recognition particle binding, GTP binding, GTPase activity, nucleotide binding; INVOLVED IN: intracellular protein transport, protein targeting, SRP-dependent cotranslational protein targeting to membrane; LOCATED IN: endoplasmic reticulum, signal recognition particle, endoplasmic reticulum targeting; EXPRESSED IN: 25 plant structures; EXPRESSED DURING: 15 growth stages; CONTAINS InterPro DOMAIN/s: ATPase, AAA+ type, core (InterPro:IPR003593), Signal recognition particle receptor, alpha subunit, N-terminal (InterPro:IPR007222), Signal recognition particle, SRP54 subunit, helical bundle (InterPro:IPR013822), Signal recognition particle, SRP54 subunit, GTPase (InterPro:IPR000897); BEST Arabidopsis thaliana protein match is: signal recognition particle 54 kDa subunit (TAIR:AT1G15310.1); Has 16825 Blast hits to 16740 proteins in 2884 species: Archae - 472; Bacteria - 10592; Metazoa - 551; Fungi - 433; Plants - 279; Viruses - 3; Other Eukaryotes - 4495 (source: NCBI BLink).), with translation MLEQLLIFTRGGLILWTCKEIGNALKGSPIDTLIRSCLLEERSGAVSFNYDAPGAAYTLKWTFHNDLGLVFVAVYQRILHLLYVDDLLSMVKQSFSEVYDPKRMAYDDFDETFRQLRIEAEARAEELRKTKQVGKPVTSVKKQGQVSKPGLEGGNKRVSSEGGSKKDDGDGGNKAKVSTLTNGHSNGNHQMEDDSQETNDLANGKENTSSNVAVDLSKLQKLRSKGVRGRGGVRKTDSIGNKSSKVAEPAKKATKKNRVWDDAAPKQSKLDFTDSIDENGNNDHVDIVAADQGESMMDKEEVFSSDSESEDDDEPGSDEKPAQAKKKGWFSSVFQSITGKANLERTDLGPALKALKERLMTKNVAEEIAEKLCESVEASLEGKKLSSFTRISSTVQAAMEDALVRILTPRRSIDILRDVHAAKEQRKPYVVVFVGVNGVGKSTNLAKVAYWLQQHKVSVMMAACDTFRSGAVEQLRTHARRLQIPIFEKGYEKDPAVVAKEAIQEATRNGSDVVLVDTAGRMQDNEPLMRALSKLINLNQPDLVLFVGEALVGNDAVDQLSKFNQKLSDLSTSGNPRLIDGILLTKFDTIDDKVGAALSMVYISGSPVMFVGCGQSYTDLKKLNVKAIVKTLLK
- the BRS1 gene encoding alpha/beta-Hydrolases superfamily protein (BRI1 SUPPRESSOR 1 (BRS1); CONTAINS InterPro DOMAIN/s: Peptidase S10, serine carboxypeptidase (InterPro:IPR001563), Peptidase S10, serine carboxypeptidase, active site (InterPro:IPR018202); BEST Arabidopsis thaliana protein match is: serine carboxypeptidase-like 22 (TAIR:AT2G24000.1); Has 3492 Blast hits to 3440 proteins in 297 species: Archae - 0; Bacteria - 59; Metazoa - 632; Fungi - 854; Plants - 1543; Viruses - 0; Other Eukaryotes - 404 (source: NCBI BLink).), which gives rise to MARTHFIFLLLVALLSTTFPSSSSSREQEKDRIKALPGQPKVAFSQYSGYVNVNQSHGRALFYWLTESSSPSPHTKPLLLWLNGGPGCSSIAYGASEEIGPFRINKTGSNLYLNKFAWNKDANLLFLESPAGVGYSYTNTSSDLKDSGDERTAQDNLIFLIKWLSRFPQYKYRDFYIAGESYAGHYVPQLAKKINDYNKAFSKPIINLKGFLVGNAVTDNQYDSIGTVTYWWTHAIISDKSYKSILKYCNFTVERVSDDCDNAVNYAMNHEFGDIDQYSIYTPTCVAAQQKKNTTGFFVRMKNTLLRRRLVSGYDPCTESYAEKYFNRPDVQRAMHANVTGIRYKWTACSDVLIKTWKDSDKTMLPIYKELAASGLRIWIFSGDTDSVVPVTATRFSLSHLNLPVKTRWYPWYTDNQVGGWTEVYKGLTFATVRGAGHEVPLFEPKRALILFRSFLAGKELPRSY
- a CDS encoding Putative BCR, YbaB family COG0718 (Uncharacterised BCR, YbaB family COG0718; INVOLVED IN: biological_process unknown; LOCATED IN: chloroplast, chloroplast envelope; EXPRESSED IN: 21 plant structures; EXPRESSED DURING: 13 growth stages; CONTAINS InterPro DOMAIN/s: Uncharacterised protein family UPF0133 (InterPro:IPR004401); BEST Arabidopsis thaliana protein match is: Uncharacterised BCR, YbaB family COG0718 (TAIR:AT2G24020.2); Has 1854 Blast hits to 1854 proteins in 759 species: Archae - 0; Bacteria - 1576; Metazoa - 0; Fungi - 0; Plants - 53; Viruses - 0; Other Eukaryotes - 225 (source: NCBI BLink).), with the protein product MASTATNTDFFKTLLSPFSNGNAAQRSSRQNIVWLNRKQSGNNNRSLRVNGLFGGGKKDNKEDGQSKAGILGNMQNLYETVKKAQMVVQVEAVRVQKELAVAEFDGYCQGELVKVTLSGNQQPIRTDITDAAMELGSEKLSLLVTEAYKDAHSKSVLAMKERMSDLAQSLGMPPGLDGLK